From the Amblyraja radiata isolate CabotCenter1 chromosome 14, sAmbRad1.1.pri, whole genome shotgun sequence genome, one window contains:
- the n6amt1 gene encoding methyltransferase N6AMT1 isoform X1 → MFSTPYSTHVGHGEYADIYDPAEDTFLLMDALEKDVKEIQKLCPGICLEVGTGSGVVSVFLASMVGPTSLYLCTDINSLAAACTLESARQNGVNIQPIITDLVTGLLPRLQNQVDVLIFNPPYVVTPSEEVGSHGIEASWAGGERGREVMDRFFPQVSSLLSSQGIFYLVTVQENDPEEIIESLNNFNLKGTVFISRQAGRECLSVLKFWKA, encoded by the exons aTGTTTTCAACACCTTACAGTACCCATGTTGGCCATGGAGAATATGCTGACATATATGATCCAGCAGAGGACACCTTCCTATTAATGGATGCCTTAGAAAAAGATGTGAAAGAAATACAGAAGCTCTG TCCCGGTATTTGCCTTGAAGTTGGAACAGGATCTGGTGTTGTTTCTGTGTTCCTAGCTTCCATGGTTGGACCTACCTCATTATATCT CTGTACAGATATTAACTCCTTGGCTGCTGCTTGCACGTTGGAAAGTGCCAGGCAAAATGGGGTGAACATCCAGCCAATCATTACTGACCTG GTCACAGGATTATTGCCACGACTGCAAAATCAAGTAGATGTGTTGATATTTAACCCACCTTATGTTGTAACTCCCTCAGAAGAA GTTGGTAGTCATGGTATAGAGGCATCTTGGGCTGGTGGTGAAAGAGGTCGTGAAGTAATGGATAGGTTTTTTCCTCAAGTCTCAAGCCTCTTGTCCAGTCAAGGAATATTTTATTTAGTTACAGTTCAGGAGAATGATCCAG AGGAAATAATAGAGTCGTTGAACAATTTTAATTTGAAAGGGACTGTGTTTATTTCAAGGCAAGCTGGGCGAGAATGTCTATCTGTGCTCAAATTTTGGAAAGCCTGA
- the n6amt1 gene encoding methyltransferase N6AMT1 isoform X2, which produces MFSTPYSTHVGHGEYADIYDPAEDTFLLMDALEKDVKEIQKLCPGICLEVGTGSGVVSVFLASMVGPTSLYLCTDINSLAAACTLESARQNGVNIQPIITDLVTGLLPRLQNQVDVLIFNPPYVVTPSEEVGSHGIEASWAGGERGREVMDRFFPQVSSLLSSQGIFYLVTVQENDPGKLGENVYLCSNFGKPDC; this is translated from the exons aTGTTTTCAACACCTTACAGTACCCATGTTGGCCATGGAGAATATGCTGACATATATGATCCAGCAGAGGACACCTTCCTATTAATGGATGCCTTAGAAAAAGATGTGAAAGAAATACAGAAGCTCTG TCCCGGTATTTGCCTTGAAGTTGGAACAGGATCTGGTGTTGTTTCTGTGTTCCTAGCTTCCATGGTTGGACCTACCTCATTATATCT CTGTACAGATATTAACTCCTTGGCTGCTGCTTGCACGTTGGAAAGTGCCAGGCAAAATGGGGTGAACATCCAGCCAATCATTACTGACCTG GTCACAGGATTATTGCCACGACTGCAAAATCAAGTAGATGTGTTGATATTTAACCCACCTTATGTTGTAACTCCCTCAGAAGAA GTTGGTAGTCATGGTATAGAGGCATCTTGGGCTGGTGGTGAAAGAGGTCGTGAAGTAATGGATAGGTTTTTTCCTCAAGTCTCAAGCCTCTTGTCCAGTCAAGGAATATTTTATTTAGTTACAGTTCAGGAGAATGATCCAG GCAAGCTGGGCGAGAATGTCTATCTGTGCTCAAATTTTGGAAAGCCTGATTGTTGA